ATGATGCCGGTGATGGACGGCGTCGAGGCCACCCGTCGCATCATGGATCGGTCGCCGTGTCCGGTCCTGATCGTCACTTCGGATGTCAGTCGCAATTTTCAGATGGTCTGCGAAGCGATGGGTCACGGTGCATACGATGCCGTCTGCCTGCCGCGTCTCACCGTGACCTCGCTCGAAGAAGTCGGCTGCGATCTGCTCGAACGGATGCGCCGCGCCGGTCGTGCCAAACGCCATCTTCAGGCGGGCGGCATCGAAGTGATCCCCCCTGCCGCCGGCGGCCTGCGGAACTCCGAAGACTCGGCCATCATCAAGGGGATCCAGCTCCCGTCATTCAACAGCCCGCCTCCGCCGACCAATTCTGCTCGCAGTTTTCCGATTCTTGCCATTGGATCTTCGACAGGCGGACCCCAGGCCCTCGAAGAAATCCTTTCACGGCTGCCGGCCAATTTTCCCGCTTCGATAGTGATCGCACAGCACATCAGCCCTGCCTTCACCGATTCCCTGGCGGAATGGCTGTCGCAACATTCCAAAATCAAGGTGCGCACCATTCGCACCGGCGATGTTCCGCTGCCTGGCGTCGCCCATCTCGCCGCCACGTCCGATCATCTGGTGCTTCGCAAAGACGGCACCTTCGGTTACACCCCTGATCCGCTCGACGCCCACTATCGGCCCAGCGTCAATTCGCTCTTCTTCAGCCTGCGGGCACATTGGCCGCGGCCCGGCACTGCGGTCGTGCTCACCGGCATTGGCAGCGACGGCGCTCAAGGTCTCCTCGCGTTGCGAGAAGCCGGCTGGCTCACCATTGCACAAGATCAGGCTTCGAGTGTCGTCTATGGCATGCCGCAGGCCGCAGCCCAGATCAACGCCGCCGTCCGCATTCTCCCGGTTCAAGAAATGGCCGACTTCCTGATCCACCAGATCCAGTTCCTGAAACCTGTCGGCCATCGTCCGGCCTGATGTTCGCCTGAACCGATTCGAATTCCATGTCGCACTCCGTCGCCACACCTGCACAAACGCCCTCACCCGGCAGTTCGCCCGCGATTTGCGTGCTGCTGGTGGACGATCAGCCGATCATTGGCGAAACCGTGCGTCGTCTGCTGCTTGACGAAAGCGATATCGAATTCCACTTCTGCAGCGACCCCGCCCAGGCGATTCCCCTCGCGCGCGAAGTCCGTCCAACGGTGATCCTGCAGGATCTCGTGATGCCCGATGTCGACGGGCTGCTGTTGCTGAAATTTTATCGAGCGAATCCCGCGACGGCCGAAACCCCGGTGATCGTCCTCTCTTCCAAGGAAGAACCTGAAACCAAAGCCGCCGCTTTTGCCAGCGGCGCCAGCGATTACCTGGTGAAGCTGCCCGACCGCGTCGAACTGCTGGCGCGAATTCGCCATCACTCGCGCGGCTACATCAATCTATTGCAGCGGAACGAGGCCTACGCCGCGCTCGACGCCAGCCGACATCAACTCGCCGAGCAGATGCAGGTGGCCGCCGAGTATCTGCAGTCGCTGCT
This genomic stretch from Planctomicrobium piriforme harbors:
- the cheB gene encoding chemotaxis-specific protein-glutamate methyltransferase CheB, coding for MRVGIANDLRTATEILRRIVTQVGGHTVVWTAEDGQRAVELCSSDPPDVVLMDLMMPVMDGVEATRRIMDRSPCPVLIVTSDVSRNFQMVCEAMGHGAYDAVCLPRLTVTSLEEVGCDLLERMRRAGRAKRHLQAGGIEVIPPAAGGLRNSEDSAIIKGIQLPSFNSPPPPTNSARSFPILAIGSSTGGPQALEEILSRLPANFPASIVIAQHISPAFTDSLAEWLSQHSKIKVRTIRTGDVPLPGVAHLAATSDHLVLRKDGTFGYTPDPLDAHYRPSVNSLFFSLRAHWPRPGTAVVLTGIGSDGAQGLLALREAGWLTIAQDQASSVVYGMPQAAAQINAAVRILPVQEMADFLIHQIQFLKPVGHRPA